The proteins below are encoded in one region of Triticum aestivum cultivar Chinese Spring chromosome 1B, IWGSC CS RefSeq v2.1, whole genome shotgun sequence:
- the LOC123095615 gene encoding uncharacterized protein, with translation MAPTPSFLFGAAPEDTPAADMSAHAMVPDLSDAVARARLRRQAASGPGRQQAASRGGALPRKTPQRGLGVAELERLRCGGVDPLRDLNSAAAAAMLEAAAANLQAQGNSVVLQHHHDYLPAFDAATGSRYYSPLLVQPPPAPPAPQPQPQAPVRYVQGMAPEQQYFMDRWDRMGGFVPAGSGHQPQLQVPAPECPSSQSTIWRPACSSASCGCLHAGQRCDLCSKMMVAMADRGTRSPATATANAPYYSIYDLAATMAMTAACKETTGQGFLAPEGRKEVREIEFFPTRVTSHGGPDESELRRKPPSSSWPSGGVGGSLDLSLRL, from the exons ATGGCGCCCACGCCCTCCTTCCTCTTCGGCGCCGCCCCGGAGGACACGCCGGCGGCTGACATGTCGGCCCATGCCATGGTGCCAGACCTCTCCGACGCGGTGGCGCGGGCGAGGCTGCGCCGGCAGGCGGCGTCCGGGCCGGGGAGGCAGCAGGCGGCCTCCCGCGGCGGGGCGCTGCCCAGGAAGACCCCGCAGCGCGGCCTCGGCGTGGCGGAGCTCGAGCGCCTGCGCTGCGGCGGCGTCGACCCGCTGCGCGACCTCAACTCCGCGGCCGCGGCCGCCATgctggaggccgccgccgccaacctgcAGGCGCAGGGCAACTCCGTCGTCCTGCAGCACCACCACGACTACCTGCCCGCCTTCGACGCCGCCACCGGCTCGCGCTACTACTCGCCGCTCCtggtccagccgccgcccgcccctccggcgccgcagccgcagccgcaggcTCCCGTCCGCTACGTCCAGGGCATGGCGCCCGAGCAGCAGTACTTCATGGACCGCTGGGACCGCATGGGGGGCTTCGTCCCGGCGGGCAGTGGCCACCAGCCGCAGCTCCAGGTGCCGGCGCCAGAGTGCCCTTCAAGCCAAAGCACCATCTGGCGTCCGGCGTGCTCCTCCGCCTCCTGCGGCTGCCTCCACGCGGGCCAACGCTGCGACCTCTGCTCCAAG ATGATGGTGGCCATGGCAGATAGAGGAACAAGGAGccctgccaccgccaccgccaacGCGCCATACTACTCCATCTACGATCTCGCCGCCACCATGGCCATGACCGCCGCTTGCAAG GAGACGACCGGACAAGGGTTCTTGGCACCGGAGGGGAGGAAGGAGGTGCGGGAGATCGAGTTCTTCCCGACGAGGGTCACCAGCCACGGCGGTCCAGACGAGTCAGAGCTGCGTAGGAAGCCGCCTTCCTCCTCCTGGCCGTCCGGCGGCGTCGGTGGCTCCCTGGACCTGTCCCTGAGGCTCTAG